In Rhodocyclaceae bacterium, a single genomic region encodes these proteins:
- a CDS encoding DUF615 domain-containing protein has translation MTETDFLPPLPPSKTRLKQAAHDLQALGARLVDLPKDRLQGLGLPETLYDAVRECQSITRHEARRRQLQYIGRLMRDIDPAAIEAQFSIWDGTSAAEVALQHSIERWRDRLMDDATAASALTELAAAHPGCDVQQLRTLMRNARREFAQKRPPRSHRELFRALRAIIATPAASDLIEDE, from the coding sequence ATGACCGAAACCGATTTCCTGCCACCGCTGCCGCCCAGCAAGACCCGGCTGAAGCAGGCTGCGCACGACCTGCAGGCACTCGGCGCGCGTCTGGTAGACCTGCCGAAGGACAGGCTGCAGGGGCTCGGACTGCCCGAGACGCTGTACGACGCGGTGCGCGAATGCCAGTCGATCACTCGTCACGAGGCGCGTCGGCGCCAGTTGCAGTACATCGGACGACTGATGCGCGATATCGATCCAGCCGCGATCGAGGCCCAGTTCTCGATCTGGGACGGCACATCCGCGGCCGAGGTCGCGTTGCAGCATTCGATCGAGCGCTGGCGCGACCGACTGATGGACGACGCCACCGCTGCGTCTGCGCTGACCGAGCTGGCGGCAGCCCATCCTGGCTGCGACGTCCAGCAGCTGCGCACCCTGATGCGCAATGCCCGGCGCGAGTTCGCGCAGAAAAGGCCGCCGCGCAGCCACCGCGAGCTCTTCCGCGCGCTGCGCGCGATCATCGCCACGCCCGCCGCGAGCGACCTGATCGAGGACGAATAG
- a CDS encoding diguanylate cyclase: MESKEPRKSTPTQSDALDSRGERQRILVVDDNPLNVQALYHTFSGDHQVFMAKSGEAALTVCRDRQPDLVLLDVVMPGLDGYQTCERLKADPATRDIPVIFVTGQDDSAAKVRGLAAGAVDFIVKPFNPAIVRARAKAHLTIKRQADLLRELTRTDALTGAANRRCFDERLEQEFARAQRNGTSLAMLMIDVDRFRQYNEHYGRQAGDDCLRLIAAALRGRIQRAGDTFARYRGDAFACILPDTSAAGALALAQALESRIRALDIPHAGSDIAGVCTISLGAAASSPGAESLRDLLALAEAGLRRAQMNGRGRAAMPDEDGTGLREARAPSATIGR, encoded by the coding sequence ATGGAATCCAAGGAGCCACGCAAGTCCACGCCCACGCAGTCCGACGCCCTGGATTCGCGCGGTGAACGGCAGCGCATCCTGGTCGTCGACGACAACCCGCTGAACGTGCAGGCGCTCTATCACACGTTCTCCGGCGACCACCAGGTCTTCATGGCGAAGAGTGGCGAGGCAGCCCTCACGGTATGCCGGGACAGACAACCCGATCTCGTACTGCTCGACGTGGTGATGCCAGGGCTGGACGGGTACCAGACCTGCGAACGGCTGAAGGCCGACCCGGCCACGCGCGACATCCCGGTGATCTTCGTCACCGGGCAGGACGACAGCGCGGCGAAAGTGCGCGGCCTCGCGGCGGGCGCGGTCGACTTCATCGTCAAGCCTTTCAACCCGGCGATCGTCCGGGCACGCGCAAAGGCGCACCTGACGATCAAGCGACAGGCCGACCTGCTGCGCGAGCTGACCCGCACCGATGCACTCACCGGCGCCGCGAACCGGCGCTGCTTCGACGAACGGCTCGAGCAAGAGTTCGCGCGCGCGCAGCGCAACGGCACGTCGCTCGCAATGCTCATGATCGACGTCGACCGGTTCAGGCAATACAACGAGCACTACGGACGCCAGGCCGGCGACGACTGCCTGCGGCTGATCGCAGCTGCCCTGCGCGGGCGGATACAGCGCGCCGGCGACACGTTCGCGCGCTACAGAGGCGACGCGTTCGCGTGCATCCTGCCGGACACCTCTGCCGCGGGTGCGCTCGCACTGGCACAAGCGCTGGAGAGTCGGATACGCGCACTCGATATCCCGCATGCCGGCTCCGATATCGCTGGGGTGTGCACGATAAGCCTGGGCGCAGCCGCCAGTTCGCCGGGTGCAGAGTCGCTTCGGGATCTGCTCGCGCTGGCCGAAGCCGGGTTACGCCGGGCACAGATGAATGGCCGCGGCCGCGCCGCCATGCCCGACGAGGACGGCACCGGCTTGCGCGAGGCGCGTGCACCATCGGCGACCATCGGCCGCTGA